From a region of the Dickeya poaceiphila genome:
- a CDS encoding MFS transporter — protein MSTHDMSVGAMSGAVSTVASGGTTSAELVARLERMPITRQLMTIRVVVGLSTFFDAYTVLAIAFAMPQLAAEWGLNATDIGMIIAASYVGQLVGAVFFGSLAEKIGRLGVLKITIVLFVIMDASCLFAWSGTSMMVFRFLQGVGIGAEVPVASSYINEFVGAKKRGRFFLLYEVIFPIGMMFAGIAGYFLVPIYGWKAMFIVGLIPSIITVPLRWFMPESPRWLASRGRLAEADAVVKKLEDEVIRHGGTLPEPVVRQTEEKAVARQGWRELFHGIYRKRTFTIWALWVCGYTINNGLVTWLPTLYKKVFGLPIETALAYGWTTSAFGVLASIVCALSIDKVGRKPWYAAAFLLAIIPLVTLTGLGATSPMQILVCATAAYAILQTVTFSLYLYSSELYPTRLRAIGTGLGSAWLRAGSAVGPMLVGIIVSDFGIRYVFVAFALIALIGGVVTLLYAIETKGKVLEELSP, from the coding sequence ATGTCAACGCATGACATGAGTGTCGGCGCGATGAGTGGTGCCGTCAGTACTGTTGCCTCTGGGGGCACAACATCGGCTGAATTGGTAGCCCGCCTTGAACGAATGCCGATTACCCGCCAGTTGATGACAATTCGTGTAGTAGTTGGTCTTTCAACCTTCTTTGATGCTTATACCGTACTGGCAATCGCATTTGCCATGCCGCAACTGGCGGCAGAATGGGGATTGAATGCGACGGATATTGGAATGATTATCGCCGCCAGCTATGTCGGGCAATTAGTCGGAGCCGTATTTTTTGGTTCTCTGGCCGAAAAAATTGGTCGTCTCGGCGTATTAAAGATAACGATTGTTCTTTTTGTGATAATGGATGCATCCTGCCTGTTTGCCTGGAGCGGTACCTCAATGATGGTATTCCGTTTCCTGCAAGGCGTGGGTATTGGCGCTGAAGTGCCGGTCGCCAGTTCCTATATCAATGAATTCGTCGGTGCCAAAAAGCGTGGGCGATTCTTTCTGTTGTATGAAGTCATTTTCCCAATAGGCATGATGTTTGCGGGCATCGCTGGGTATTTTCTGGTGCCGATTTATGGCTGGAAGGCGATGTTTATCGTGGGGCTGATTCCATCCATCATCACGGTGCCGTTACGCTGGTTTATGCCGGAGTCACCTCGCTGGCTGGCTTCCAGGGGACGCCTGGCCGAAGCGGACGCCGTGGTAAAAAAACTTGAGGATGAAGTGATTCGCCATGGCGGCACGCTGCCTGAACCGGTGGTTCGCCAAACTGAGGAGAAAGCTGTTGCCCGGCAAGGGTGGCGTGAATTGTTTCATGGTATTTACCGCAAGCGTACGTTTACCATTTGGGCACTGTGGGTGTGTGGATATACCATCAATAATGGTCTGGTGACCTGGTTGCCAACGCTGTATAAAAAGGTGTTCGGATTACCGATTGAAACCGCACTGGCGTATGGCTGGACGACATCGGCGTTTGGTGTGTTGGCCTCGATTGTCTGCGCGTTGTCGATTGATAAAGTAGGGCGTAAGCCCTGGTATGCAGCAGCATTCCTATTGGCGATCATTCCTCTGGTTACGCTGACCGGGCTGGGAGCGACCAGTCCGATGCAGATTCTGGTTTGTGCGACGGCGGCATACGCCATATTACAAACCGTCACCTTCTCTTTGTATCTCTACTCTTCAGAACTTTATCCGACGCGGTTACGCGCCATCGGCACCGGGCTTGGTAGCGCATGGCTGCGAGCAGGCTCTGCCGTTGGCCCTATGCTGGTCGGTATTATCGTCAGCGATTTTGGTATTCGGTATGTGTTTGTCGCCTTTGCGTTGATAGCCTTGATCGGGGGTGTGGTAACGCTGTTGTACGCGATTGAAACCAAAGGAAAGGTCCTGGAGGAATTATCGCCATAG
- a CDS encoding methyl-accepting chemotaxis protein, whose protein sequence is MGFINKLMNRMKVSHKLYGGFSVVLMLVIIASGFAAVRFFTIRDLYIKTTIMNEMNHYLDQSKIARIKYFFSFDESNLNNLVNYNNQIVGSINKTKTLSWDDEYSASLNSLDLNMKQYWLDLDVEKAALNKVRETNNTIDALGGGNQLTQAIGSVVLKPDETGLLAKRDAMLLAIAKLSVSTQVLQRVGNADSLKAQQRNYDEALKAQADLAGALDSERKARLADAAAYIDSYGRVGKQYFDNLTNLKTADTKFRATGDKITADIASIVNNIDAKNSVIVNNSVLQMIILGGVAVLFGLLISWSITRQITRPIMSNLKLAETIADGDLSTSVTIERNDELGMLTSAMMDMTLRLRKLVADIRHSVHRVAGASTAIASGNNDLSSRTEQQSSAIVETAASMEQLTSTVKNNADNARHASQITSQASNIANQGGDIIRQVIRTMSDISGSSKKISDITSVINSIAFQTNILALNAAVEAARAGEQGRGFAVVASEVRSLAQRSSQAAKEIESLISESVSRVDVGAELVTKAGATMDEIVESVNSVNNLMSEIAIASDEQSRGISQIGSAVTEMDSTIQQNASMVSESSLAAHALEEQVARLAELIAVFHLPEGSDDDAESDYGRPAALVSARRLLS, encoded by the coding sequence ATGGGTTTTATTAATAAGCTAATGAATAGAATGAAAGTGTCTCATAAGTTATATGGGGGCTTTTCGGTCGTTCTCATGTTGGTGATTATCGCCTCAGGATTTGCTGCGGTTCGTTTTTTTACTATCCGTGATCTCTATATAAAGACGACGATCATGAATGAGATGAACCATTACCTTGATCAGTCGAAAATCGCGAGAATTAAATATTTCTTTTCCTTTGACGAGTCCAATCTTAATAATCTGGTGAATTATAACAACCAGATAGTTGGGAGTATTAATAAAACCAAAACGTTATCATGGGACGATGAATATTCTGCTTCTTTGAATAGCCTTGATCTGAATATGAAGCAGTACTGGCTGGATCTGGATGTGGAGAAGGCGGCATTAAATAAAGTCAGGGAGACGAATAATACTATTGATGCGCTGGGTGGGGGGAATCAACTGACTCAGGCTATCGGCAGTGTAGTGCTGAAGCCCGATGAGACTGGCTTGCTGGCAAAGCGCGATGCGATGTTGTTGGCAATCGCTAAACTGAGCGTCAGTACGCAGGTATTGCAGCGGGTCGGTAATGCAGATTCGCTAAAAGCGCAGCAGCGTAATTATGATGAGGCGCTGAAAGCGCAGGCCGATCTTGCCGGGGCGCTTGATAGTGAGCGAAAAGCCAGGCTGGCCGATGCTGCTGCCTACATTGACAGTTATGGTCGGGTCGGCAAACAGTATTTTGACAACCTGACCAACCTGAAGACCGCTGATACGAAATTTCGCGCTACGGGGGATAAAATCACTGCAGATATTGCCAGCATTGTCAACAATATAGATGCAAAAAATAGCGTGATCGTTAACAACTCGGTATTGCAGATGATAATCCTCGGTGGGGTTGCCGTATTGTTCGGTTTGCTGATTTCCTGGTCGATAACCCGACAGATCACCCGCCCTATTATGTCCAACCTGAAACTGGCGGAAACCATTGCCGATGGCGATTTGTCTACCTCAGTGACGATTGAACGTAACGACGAACTGGGAATGCTGACGAGCGCCATGATGGATATGACATTACGATTGCGCAAGCTGGTGGCGGATATTCGCCACAGCGTCCATCGTGTAGCAGGCGCATCGACGGCTATCGCTTCAGGTAATAATGATCTTTCATCGAGAACGGAACAGCAATCCAGTGCGATTGTGGAAACGGCAGCCAGTATGGAACAGCTGACCTCAACGGTGAAAAACAATGCCGATAACGCCCGCCATGCCAGCCAGATTACCAGTCAGGCATCCAATATTGCTAATCAGGGCGGCGATATTATCCGGCAGGTGATTCGCACTATGTCCGATATTTCCGGCAGTTCCAAGAAGATTTCCGATATTACTTCCGTCATTAATAGCATCGCGTTTCAGACCAATATCCTGGCGTTGAACGCCGCTGTGGAGGCAGCTCGTGCCGGGGAGCAAGGCCGTGGATTTGCGGTTGTCGCCAGCGAAGTGCGCAGTTTGGCGCAGCGCAGTTCTCAGGCGGCCAAAGAGATTGAATCGCTGATTTCTGAATCGGTTTCCCGTGTGGATGTGGGGGCGGAGCTGGTGACGAAAGCGGGCGCGACTATGGATGAAATCGTCGAGTCGGTAAACTCGGTCAATAACCTGATGAGCGAAATCGCTATCGCGTCTGATGAACAGAGCCGTGGTATTTCGCAGATCGGTAGCGCTGTGACCGAAATGGATTCGACCATCCAGCAGAATGCCTCCATGGTCAGTGAATCCTCGTTAGCGGCACATGCGCTGGAAGAGCAAGTGGCGCGTCTGGCTGAATTGATTGCGGTCTTCCATCTGCCTGAAGGCAGTGATGATGATGCGGAATCAGACTATGGTCGCCCTGCGGCGCTGGTGTCGGCGCGTCGGTTGTTATCGTAA
- a CDS encoding LacI family DNA-binding transcriptional regulator gives MDSNAFSQPGANRKLSNKPVTLQDVATAAGVSVSTVSRVLDERLPPSRSKAAERVRQVAQELGYRRDIMASSLRRGGTGTIGVLVPRLSDMVMALLYEAIFRAAERHGYFTIVATCGDDPAQEKQAVESLLDRRVDGLILATSRLDDQLPAELRQQNISHVLVLRTDGISPSAIGNDEQGGYLATRHLIDLGHRDIGLIAGPHFTSGARDRRLGFQRAMQEAGLPIRPEWIRESGFGIESGEKEGLALLTPTNRPSAIFAINDDLAIGVMAAAHRVGLAIGQDLSLVGYNDIPLVARLPVPLSSVHVPLDHVASLAVDLLLSPPHGDAPISRVIPSLIPRSSSTPFRR, from the coding sequence ATGGATTCAAACGCATTTTCGCAACCTGGTGCAAACCGGAAGTTGAGCAATAAACCGGTAACACTGCAGGACGTAGCAACAGCAGCCGGTGTGAGTGTGTCTACCGTGTCGCGCGTACTGGATGAACGTCTGCCCCCTTCGCGCAGTAAAGCCGCAGAACGGGTGCGGCAGGTGGCGCAAGAGCTGGGATACCGACGAGATATCATGGCATCCAGTCTGCGTCGTGGCGGCACAGGGACTATCGGTGTACTGGTGCCACGCTTAAGCGATATGGTCATGGCTCTGTTGTATGAAGCTATTTTTCGCGCCGCAGAACGGCACGGCTATTTCACTATCGTTGCCACCTGCGGCGATGATCCGGCCCAGGAAAAACAGGCCGTAGAATCGTTGCTTGACCGCCGTGTTGATGGCCTGATTCTGGCTACCAGCCGACTTGACGACCAATTACCCGCTGAGTTGCGTCAGCAGAATATTTCCCACGTATTGGTACTGCGCACCGACGGCATCAGTCCTTCGGCGATTGGTAATGATGAGCAAGGCGGTTATCTGGCCACCCGCCATTTGATTGATTTAGGCCATCGGGATATCGGTCTGATTGCTGGTCCTCATTTCACCTCAGGTGCGCGTGATCGCCGCCTGGGATTTCAGCGTGCTATGCAAGAAGCAGGATTGCCAATACGCCCCGAATGGATTCGTGAGTCAGGCTTTGGTATTGAATCAGGAGAAAAGGAAGGGTTGGCACTGCTCACGCCGACAAACCGCCCCAGCGCCATTTTTGCGATCAATGACGATCTGGCGATAGGCGTCATGGCTGCCGCACACCGTGTCGGCCTGGCAATTGGTCAGGATCTGTCGCTGGTAGGGTATAACGATATTCCGCTGGTAGCGCGCCTGCCGGTGCCGCTTTCGTCGGTGCATGTGCCGTTGGATCATGTCGCCTCGCTGGCAGTGGATCTGTTGCTTTCACCTCCACATGGCGATGCGCCCATCAGTCGGGTGATTCCCAGCCTGATCCCCCGCAGCTCCAGCACCCCTTTCAGGCGCTGA
- a CDS encoding dihydrodipicolinate synthase family protein — MKDINIDLRGLNPAPITPFTRDGAVDYAACKKLGSWLASIDGVKSLTVLGHAGEGTFLSQDEQMKVIEAFAEAVNGAIPIIAGITLEGTAVAAEEAKRAVKAGASAGLLYPSHGWLRFGYQKGAPQDKYRHVYEESGLPLILFQYPDATKCTYNLETMLDIAAQPGVFAMKNGVRNMRRWDTEIPVIRRERPDLQILSCHDEYLLSTVFDVDGFLVGYGNIAPELLVEMIKAGKAKDYAAARAIHDRLLPVTKSVYHRGSHMEGTVALKHALVARGILDHATVRSPLMPLEAGAAEEIMAAIRAAELPRVG; from the coding sequence ATGAAAGACATCAATATCGATTTACGTGGCCTGAACCCAGCACCGATCACACCTTTCACCCGCGACGGGGCGGTGGATTACGCAGCTTGTAAAAAACTGGGGAGTTGGCTGGCAAGCATTGACGGCGTGAAAAGCCTGACCGTGCTGGGCCACGCCGGGGAAGGTACCTTCCTGTCGCAAGACGAGCAGATGAAAGTCATTGAAGCCTTTGCCGAAGCAGTGAACGGCGCTATCCCGATTATCGCAGGCATTACCCTGGAAGGAACCGCAGTAGCGGCGGAAGAAGCCAAACGTGCCGTCAAAGCGGGTGCGTCTGCTGGGTTGCTGTACCCTTCCCACGGTTGGCTGCGTTTCGGTTATCAGAAAGGTGCGCCACAGGACAAATATCGCCATGTGTATGAGGAAAGCGGTCTGCCGCTTATCCTGTTCCAGTATCCAGATGCGACCAAATGTACCTACAACCTGGAGACAATGCTGGATATCGCAGCGCAGCCCGGCGTCTTTGCGATGAAGAACGGGGTGAGAAACATGCGCCGCTGGGATACTGAAATTCCGGTCATTCGCCGCGAACGCCCTGATTTGCAAATCCTGAGTTGCCATGACGAATACCTGCTGTCAACGGTATTTGATGTGGATGGCTTCCTGGTCGGTTATGGCAATATTGCGCCGGAGCTGCTGGTGGAAATGATTAAAGCAGGCAAAGCGAAAGACTACGCCGCTGCACGCGCTATCCATGACCGCCTGCTGCCAGTCACGAAGAGCGTGTACCATCGCGGCTCGCATATGGAAGGGACAGTGGCGCTGAAACATGCGCTGGTAGCACGGGGCATTCTGGATCACGCAACGGTACGCTCACCGTTGATGCCGCTCGAAGCGGGCGCAGCAGAGGAAATCATGGCCGCTATCCGCGCGGCTGAGCTACCTCGCGTTGGCTGA
- a CDS encoding LysM-like peptidoglycan-binding domain-containing protein: MGRIAPRRKQSTWNPPTQWQSCMNWLAQWRQRKESPGEPEERIDEAQTLATATALRHLGRCGQSSWLRRLWHLPDDFSWMEPLPYFHRRCILILLCMLLLVLLWPVSPPASTPSRQVEVPLSSQTAPIQAQLVDPTATASQTPPPATSGIHWQSYQIAPGQTLAQLFRDNNLPVNDVFAMAQVEGQSKPLSNLRAGQKVQLQLNMQGMVSQLEIDTPDGQQVQFSRQQDGSFIRVR; this comes from the coding sequence ATGGGCAGAATCGCGCCCAGGAGAAAGCAATCCACCTGGAATCCCCCGACGCAGTGGCAGTCCTGCATGAACTGGTTAGCCCAGTGGCGCCAACGTAAGGAGAGTCCCGGTGAGCCGGAAGAACGCATAGACGAGGCACAAACGCTTGCCACGGCCACAGCATTGCGCCACCTGGGTCGCTGCGGACAATCATCCTGGCTACGACGCCTGTGGCATCTGCCGGATGATTTCAGTTGGATGGAACCACTGCCCTATTTTCACCGTCGTTGCATTCTGATCTTGCTATGTATGCTGTTGCTGGTGCTGCTGTGGCCGGTTTCGCCACCAGCGTCCACGCCGTCCCGTCAGGTAGAGGTACCGCTCAGCTCACAGACCGCGCCGATACAGGCGCAACTGGTGGACCCTACGGCCACCGCCAGCCAGACGCCGCCCCCGGCGACGTCTGGCATCCACTGGCAATCCTACCAGATCGCCCCCGGCCAGACGTTGGCCCAGCTATTTCGAGACAACAATCTTCCCGTCAACGATGTCTTTGCCATGGCGCAGGTAGAGGGGCAAAGCAAGCCGCTTAGCAATCTGCGGGCCGGGCAGAAAGTTCAGTTGCAGCTTAATATGCAAGGCATGGTGAGCCAGCTTGAAATCGATACCCCGGATGGTCAGCAGGTACAATTCTCCCGTCAGCAAGACGGCTCTTTTATCCGCGTTCGCTAA
- the fklB gene encoding FKBP-type peptidyl-prolyl cis-trans isomerase encodes MTTPSYDSVEAQASYGIGLQIGQQLQESGLQGLIPDALLAGLCDALEGKAPAVPVDVVHRALREVHERADAVRRERQREQAAEGLRFLEANAAKEGVNSTESGLQFRVLTQGEGAIPARQDRVRVHYTGRLIDGTVFDSSVQRGQPAEFPVSGVIPGWIEALTLMPVGSTWELYIPQNLAYGERGAGASIPPFSTLIFEVELLEIL; translated from the coding sequence ATGACTACGCCTTCTTATGACAGCGTCGAAGCACAGGCAAGCTACGGCATTGGCCTGCAGATTGGTCAACAACTGCAGGAGTCCGGTCTGCAAGGGTTGATTCCTGATGCGTTGCTGGCAGGTCTGTGCGATGCACTGGAAGGAAAAGCGCCTGCGGTGCCGGTTGATGTGGTACATCGCGCGTTGCGCGAAGTTCATGAGCGGGCAGATGCTGTGCGTCGTGAGCGTCAGCGTGAGCAGGCGGCTGAAGGGCTGCGTTTTCTGGAGGCTAACGCCGCTAAAGAGGGTGTCAACAGCACCGAATCCGGCCTGCAGTTCCGTGTTCTGACGCAAGGTGAAGGCGCGATTCCGGCACGACAGGATCGGGTTCGGGTTCACTATACTGGTCGTTTGATTGACGGTACCGTGTTCGACAGCTCGGTACAACGCGGTCAGCCGGCGGAATTCCCGGTCAGCGGCGTTATTCCCGGCTGGATCGAAGCACTGACGTTGATGCCGGTCGGTTCAACGTGGGAACTCTATATTCCTCAGAATCTGGCGTATGGCGAACGTGGCGCAGGCGCGTCTATCCCGCCGTTCAGCACGCTGATTTTTGAAGTAGAACTGCTGGAAATTCTGTAA
- a CDS encoding DUF2502 domain-containing protein has product MIKPLLLGAIMTGVLLSAMPAAQANSLSLALPGVYLHIGDRDARGYYWDGNRWCDPDSWYRRPHHVRQVYYYDYAPPPPPRVVVVEPQPVYVLPAEPRGYGRGWGWGPHHHGGGPRW; this is encoded by the coding sequence ATGATTAAGCCACTTTTATTGGGTGCCATCATGACGGGCGTGCTGCTGTCGGCGATGCCTGCTGCACAGGCTAATAGCCTGAGTCTGGCGCTGCCGGGTGTGTATCTCCACATTGGTGATCGTGATGCTCGTGGCTATTACTGGGACGGCAATCGATGGTGTGATCCAGACAGCTGGTATCGTCGGCCCCATCATGTCCGCCAGGTTTATTACTACGACTATGCACCGCCACCCCCGCCACGTGTTGTGGTGGTTGAACCACAGCCGGTTTATGTCCTTCCTGCTGAGCCACGCGGTTATGGTCGGGGATGGGGGTGGGGACCTCACCACCACGGCGGCGGCCCGCGCTGGTAA
- a CDS encoding bifunctional 2',3'-cyclic-nucleotide 2'-phosphodiesterase/3'-nucleotidase, with protein sequence MKHKLVLSLLAMAITTATQAATVDLRVLETTDLHSNMMDYDYYKDSPTDKFGLVRTASLIQVARGQVINSVLVDNGDIIQGSPLGDYMAAKGLHKGDVHPVYLAMNTLDYSVGNIGNHEFNYGLDYLHNALSGAHFPYINANVLDAKTGKPLFTPYLIEKKIVKDRDGASHELRIGYIGFVPPQIMVWDKANLSGKVTVADITETAKKWVPELRKQGADMVIAIAHSGLSAEPYKAMAENSVYYLSQIPGINAIMFGHAHAVFPGKDFASIHGADIAKGTLNGIPAVMPGQWGDHLGVVDLVLNNDSGQWKVTEGKAEARPIFDKAQKKSLAAEDAQLVNVLADAHQKTREFVSQPIGKSSDNMYSYLSLIQDDPTVQIVNNAQKAYVEHFIQGDPDLAELPVLSAAAPFKAGGRKNDPASYVEVEKGQLTFRNAADLYLYPNTLVVVKVKGEQVQEWLECSAGQFNQIDVQKREPQSLINWDGFRTYNFDVIDGVNYQIDVTQPARYDGECQLINSHAHRIKDLTFKGKPIDPQATFLVATNNYRAYGEKFAGTGEKQVAFASPDENRAVLAAYISSETQKAGEVTPSADNNWRLAKIVSDIPLDIRVETSPSPKAATFIKEKSQYPMTQVGNDDIGFAVYRLDLQK encoded by the coding sequence ATGAAGCATAAGCTGGTGCTGAGCCTGCTTGCGATGGCTATCACTACCGCTACCCAGGCAGCCACCGTCGATTTACGGGTGCTGGAAACTACCGATCTCCACAGCAATATGATGGACTACGATTACTATAAAGACAGTCCAACGGATAAATTCGGACTGGTCCGTACCGCCAGCCTGATTCAGGTTGCCCGTGGGCAGGTCATCAACAGCGTACTGGTGGACAACGGCGACATTATTCAGGGCAGCCCACTGGGCGACTACATGGCGGCCAAAGGGTTGCATAAGGGCGATGTGCACCCGGTCTACCTGGCGATGAACACGCTGGATTATTCGGTCGGCAATATCGGCAACCACGAATTCAACTATGGGCTGGATTACCTGCATAATGCGTTGTCTGGTGCCCATTTCCCTTACATCAACGCCAATGTGCTGGACGCCAAAACCGGTAAGCCGCTGTTTACGCCGTACCTGATCGAAAAGAAAATCGTGAAAGACCGGGATGGCGCATCCCACGAACTGCGCATCGGTTATATCGGTTTCGTGCCGCCGCAAATCATGGTGTGGGATAAAGCTAACCTGAGCGGTAAAGTCACCGTGGCGGATATCACCGAAACCGCAAAAAAATGGGTGCCAGAGCTGCGAAAACAAGGGGCGGATATGGTGATTGCCATTGCGCATTCCGGCCTGTCGGCAGAGCCATACAAAGCGATGGCGGAAAACTCGGTCTACTACTTAAGCCAGATCCCCGGCATTAATGCCATTATGTTCGGCCATGCCCACGCAGTGTTCCCAGGCAAGGATTTCGCCAGCATCCACGGCGCCGATATCGCCAAAGGCACGCTGAACGGCATTCCCGCCGTCATGCCCGGCCAGTGGGGTGATCACCTTGGGGTCGTCGATCTGGTACTAAATAACGACAGCGGCCAGTGGAAAGTCACTGAAGGCAAGGCGGAAGCCCGCCCGATCTTCGACAAAGCCCAGAAGAAATCACTGGCGGCGGAAGATGCGCAACTGGTTAACGTACTGGCGGATGCCCATCAGAAAACCCGTGAATTTGTCAGCCAGCCTATCGGTAAATCCTCCGACAACATGTACAGCTACCTGTCGCTGATTCAGGACGACCCGACAGTCCAGATAGTCAATAATGCGCAGAAAGCTTACGTCGAGCACTTTATTCAGGGCGACCCGGATTTGGCGGAACTGCCGGTGCTCTCTGCCGCCGCGCCATTCAAGGCGGGTGGTCGCAAGAATGACCCGGCGAGTTACGTGGAAGTGGAGAAAGGCCAGTTGACCTTCCGTAACGCCGCCGATCTTTACCTCTACCCCAACACGCTGGTGGTGGTGAAAGTTAAGGGCGAACAAGTGCAGGAATGGCTGGAATGCTCCGCCGGTCAGTTCAACCAGATTGACGTGCAAAAACGCGAACCACAATCGCTTATTAACTGGGACGGCTTTCGTACCTACAACTTTGACGTTATCGACGGCGTAAACTATCAGATAGATGTCACTCAGCCCGCCCGCTATGACGGCGAGTGTCAGTTGATCAACAGTCATGCGCATCGCATTAAGGATCTGACCTTTAAAGGCAAACCTATCGATCCGCAGGCTACGTTCCTTGTCGCCACTAATAACTACCGTGCCTACGGTGAGAAATTTGCCGGCACCGGTGAAAAACAGGTCGCGTTCGCGTCACCGGATGAAAACCGCGCAGTACTGGCCGCCTATATCAGTTCTGAAACCCAAAAAGCCGGCGAGGTCACCCCATCAGCAGACAACAACTGGCGTCTGGCGAAGATTGTCAGCGATATTCCGCTGGATATCCGGGTGGAAACCTCGCCATCGCCAAAGGCGGCAACCTTCATCAAGGAAAAATCGCAGTACCCGATGACACAGGTGGGTAACGACGATATCGGATTCGCCGTATACCGTCTGGATCTGCAAAAATAA
- the cysQ gene encoding 3'(2'),5'-bisphosphate nucleotidase CysQ, with the protein MLEQICQLAREAGDAIMQVYNGQQPLNVAHKKDDSPVTAADLAAHRVIARGLAELSPDIPMLSEEDPQAWSERQHWQRYWLVDPLDGTKEFLNRNGEFTVNIALIDNGQPVLGVVYVPVTGVMYAAADGKAWKEEKGTRRPIRVKDARPPLVVVSRSHADAELDDYLRQLGEHQTVSVGSSLKFCLVAEGKAQLYPRFGPTNIWDTAAGHAVALAAGAQVHDWCGRTLSYLPRESFLNPGFRVSLF; encoded by the coding sequence ATGTTAGAGCAGATCTGCCAACTGGCGCGTGAGGCAGGCGATGCCATCATGCAGGTATATAACGGTCAACAACCCTTGAATGTGGCGCATAAAAAAGATGACTCGCCGGTAACAGCGGCTGACCTGGCGGCACACCGGGTAATTGCGCGTGGGCTGGCTGAACTATCTCCCGATATTCCGATGTTATCAGAAGAAGATCCGCAGGCGTGGTCCGAACGTCAGCACTGGCAGCGTTACTGGCTGGTAGATCCGCTGGATGGCACGAAAGAATTTCTTAATCGCAACGGCGAATTTACCGTTAATATCGCGTTGATTGATAACGGCCAGCCGGTGCTGGGGGTGGTATACGTGCCGGTAACCGGCGTAATGTACGCGGCGGCGGACGGCAAAGCCTGGAAGGAAGAGAAAGGGACGCGTCGCCCCATTCGGGTCAAAGATGCCAGGCCACCGCTGGTGGTCGTGAGCCGATCCCACGCTGATGCAGAGCTGGATGATTATCTGCGCCAGTTGGGGGAACACCAGACCGTATCCGTCGGTTCGTCGCTGAAATTCTGTCTGGTGGCGGAAGGTAAAGCGCAGCTCTATCCGCGGTTCGGGCCGACCAATATCTGGGACACCGCCGCCGGACACGCGGTGGCGCTGGCTGCTGGCGCACAGGTGCATGACTGGTGCGGGCGCACGCTCTCCTATTTGCCGCGTGAATCTTTCCTGAATCCGGGGTTCCGCGTGTCGCTATTCTGA
- a CDS encoding DUF1107 domain-containing protein, which produces MRIFERYNPLKVAKYVKILFRGRLYIKGIGAFEFDQGRILLPKTQDKQHLVVMSEVNRQVLKLQADLG; this is translated from the coding sequence ATGAGGATCTTCGAGCGGTACAATCCCCTAAAAGTGGCCAAGTATGTGAAAATCCTGTTTCGGGGAAGACTTTACATTAAGGGTATTGGCGCTTTTGAGTTTGATCAGGGGCGTATCCTGTTGCCCAAAACACAGGATAAACAACATCTGGTGGTGATGTCCGAAGTCAACCGTCAGGTACTGAAGTTGCAGGCTGATCTGGGTTGA